The following coding sequences lie in one Psychrilyobacter atlanticus DSM 19335 genomic window:
- the hutH gene encoding histidine ammonia-lyase, translating into MSKILIDNQKLSIEDIVNVARFNFKVKLGNGAKDRINTARAVVDKFVAEERVSYGITTGFGKFSDVVISKEETNDLQRNLIISHACGVGEPFAEEIVRAMMILRVNSLTKGNSGIRLLTVEKLIELLNKEVHPVVPEKGSLGASGDLAPLSHMVLTMLGLGEAFYKGERMDSIKALELAGIEALPYLTSKEGLALINGTQAMTAVGVLTIYDALNLSKIADIAGALTMEALTGIKCALDPRVHEIRGHSGQIDTAKNLLNLIDGSKMITKQGDLRVQDAYALRCMPQIHGASKDALRFIKEKIEIEVNAVTDNPLIFPETEEAISAGNFHGQPMALPLDYMGIALAELANVSERRLERLVNPALSNGLPAFLTKYGGVHSGFMIVQYSAASVVSENKVLAHPASVDSIPSSANQEDHVSMGTIAGRKARDIMKNARNVIAMEILGACQAIDLREENFLGKGTEIAYNFIREDVKFIDEDVVMYKYINKCYELISSKDMIDRVEEVVGELL; encoded by the coding sequence ATGTCAAAGATACTAATTGATAATCAAAAATTATCCATAGAGGATATAGTAAATGTAGCTAGGTTTAACTTTAAGGTGAAATTAGGTAATGGAGCAAAAGATAGAATCAATACAGCTAGGGCTGTAGTAGATAAATTTGTTGCTGAAGAGAGAGTATCATATGGTATCACAACTGGGTTTGGTAAATTTTCCGATGTAGTTATCTCAAAGGAAGAGACAAATGATCTTCAGAGAAACCTTATTATAAGTCATGCTTGTGGAGTAGGGGAGCCTTTTGCCGAAGAGATTGTAAGAGCAATGATGATACTTCGTGTAAATTCACTGACAAAGGGGAATTCTGGGATTAGATTATTAACTGTAGAAAAATTGATTGAACTTTTAAATAAAGAGGTACATCCTGTAGTTCCTGAAAAGGGATCTCTAGGAGCTTCAGGAGACTTGGCTCCACTATCTCATATGGTATTAACTATGCTTGGATTAGGAGAAGCTTTCTATAAGGGTGAAAGGATGGATAGTATAAAAGCTCTTGAGCTAGCAGGGATAGAAGCATTACCATACTTGACTTCTAAGGAAGGATTAGCATTAATAAATGGAACTCAGGCTATGACAGCGGTAGGTGTTTTGACTATCTATGATGCGTTAAACTTATCTAAGATAGCTGATATTGCAGGAGCATTGACTATGGAAGCTCTTACAGGAATTAAATGTGCATTGGATCCTAGGGTACATGAGATAAGAGGTCATAGCGGTCAGATAGATACAGCTAAGAACCTTTTAAATTTAATAGATGGAAGTAAGATGATTACTAAACAGGGAGACTTGAGGGTTCAAGATGCGTATGCTCTTAGATGTATGCCTCAAATTCATGGAGCAAGTAAGGATGCACTAAGATTTATAAAGGAAAAAATAGAGATAGAGGTAAATGCTGTGACAGATAATCCGTTGATTTTTCCTGAAACTGAGGAAGCTATCTCAGCAGGAAACTTTCATGGACAGCCTATGGCACTACCATTAGATTATATGGGGATAGCACTGGCAGAATTAGCCAATGTTTCAGAGAGAAGATTAGAAAGACTTGTAAATCCTGCTCTAAGTAATGGACTCCCTGCATTCTTAACAAAGTATGGAGGAGTACACTCTGGATTTATGATTGTACAATACAGTGCTGCATCAGTGGTATCAGAAAATAAAGTATTAGCACATCCTGCTTCGGTAGACTCTATCCCATCTTCTGCAAACCAAGAGGATCATGTATCTATGGGAACAATTGCAGGTAGAAAAGCTAGAGATATTATGAAAAATGCAAGAAATGTAATAGCTATGGAGATCTTAGGAGCTTGTCAGGCAATAGATCTTAGAGAGGAAAACTTCTTAGGAAAGGGAACTGAAATTGCATATAACTTTATTAGAGAAGATGTGAAGTTTATTGATGAAGATGTAGTGATGTATAAATATATAAATAAGTGTTATGAATTAATTTCTAGCAAAGATATGATAGATAGAGTAGAGGAAGTAGTAGGAGAACTACTATAA